The Glycine soja cultivar W05 chromosome 15, ASM419377v2, whole genome shotgun sequence region TTTATGTGGACTATAAGCCTAAGCAGCTATATATTTGGTTCAAAACCATTAAAATAAAGGTAGTCACATTCATTGACTAAAGTAGTGAATTTCTTATTGTAtatgaataaattatattaccGTGTACCTAATCTAGAAGTAGCTAGCACAAATGGTGTTTCAAGGATTATGTTTGTTAGGGGGGAAATATAGAATAACATTTCATTTTATGGCTCATTATAGAGTCACTAATTCTTAGTTGTTAACCACATAGTTGATCTAATCATCTTATCTGATTCTTTGTATTCAGTCGttttttatattctcttttagtgtttttctttcatttgaaccTTGTTTTCTAACATGATATTAGAGCAATGGTATCTACCATGAATTTTACTTTTGCAGCTCTAGAGCTTATCTTtcatcttgtgattttctttcatattttacCATACTTTCTCAACAATTTTTGTTAGTGGTAGTATTGCCAATTGTGAACTGCTTTGTAATAATGAAATTTCCTTGATTAGTATGTTGAGTGTATTCTTGTATGCTAGCTTGTTCTGtctattcaattttttactCTTCCATTTTCCTATATATGCACATATATGAAGGAAACCTTCCATCGATCATAGGaaatttgtttaatatttgCAACAAAATTGATCCTTATCTTTGGTTCCGCAGggcacaaaataaatatatgctgCTGCCTATGTCGTTTATTGTAATAAAATCGATAAATGTATGTGATAAACATGCAGTGGCAGGTCCTCTTTTTTAAAACCCTAATGATTCTAACAATGCATCTCAAGATTCTATCTCTTGTTTGATTTCCCAATTGCCTCAGAGCTTGAGCCACAAGCAAATACTGCTTCGATGTAgggtaaataatttattttacattattccATGAAATATTTGTGCTCTCAAAGAACTATTTTTGCTACTTTCTGTTGTGAACAAGTAGTTGCAATGTTTGTTTTAGTTATAGAGAGAAAGACTACAAATTTTATTGcagcaaaaaaatcaattaatgcTAAGGGGACTCTTTTGGACATTCCCCTTGCTTGTTTTGTTGTGTTGGGTAAGTGATTGAGcgtttttagtttaatattttcttatatattcttCTTAGcttatttgaattttctttgaCTCTTATTTTTCCACTTTAACTCAATTTTGGTTCTAGACAAATAATTGGGCTTAATTGATAATTGTtgcttatttttggattttatgCTTACTTAGCCTATCTGTCTTGTGCAGGAATTGTAGGATGCTACAAAACTCCAAATGGAGCATTTGAGTAATCCCTGGAAAGTTAAGGAAATGAGATacaattttttccaaaaatgaGCTCGGGTCAATTCTATCATTTTAAGGGTCATTTTAAGCTTGGAAGGCAGAGTCTCAGCACTTGGATTTTGGGCTGTGAATTTGGGTCTTTACATTGTGTAATTAGCTTAATTAGATAGATTAAATAGTCCTATTAAGGACCCATCCATTACTTCTGAGTAGTTAGAGTATATATTAGTGtagttagtttgttagttaGTTACCCTTTGCACAAAATAGATTTTAGAAACTTGTAGCGTAAGTTTTGAGATAGGTACCACTTTGTAAGGCCATCCAAACTCTGAGGACTAACTCCTAAACCACTCTTCACTTATGTTTTACTTTATCATCGCTACGCGACCGGACTACACAGGTACAAAACGTCATTGAAAGGTGAACCAAGTTTGAGAATCATCCAAACTTCACATAACAACAACAAGGATCTCATCCACACCTCATATTGGAAATCATCAATCGATCGTCGTCTAGTGAGCTCTAACAACTTCCAGcatgtcccccccccccccaacacacacacaactCTCTTGAAGGATTTATCCGCATTCCAATGTGAGTCTGTGTCCATTTGCACGACTTATACATATATTACTTTCTAGGAGAAAACATCCTAGTCACACAACTACTCGCATCTAAGTCCCTATGAACTAACACAAATTTGCACATCATTCGAGACACAAAGTCCACTAGAATAGGGCTCTAGTTGACATTGGGACTCATGTCTGAGTCCCTGCCTCATACAGACAAAAGCACACATCTTTCAAAATGTATTGTGCCCACTAGAATGAGGTCCTAGTTGACACTGAGACTGGTGTCAGAGTCCTTGTAACTACTACACACAAGTCTTAACACAAATCATTATCATCACTGGTTGCAAGCCAACCAGGTCACACACCAAACATCACATGAAACAATGCCCCAAGTCACACCTCCTAGTCTCAAATTAAAACATCACATTCCATAGTTATAGGTGCATAGGATTCACACTTCTTGAGTCTTTCAAacgtaaaaaaacatattatactTATAGGAAAATCACCAAATTATCACACAACACTCAGACAAAAATTAACACGACAAATCAACCATACTTagtcaaaatttaaacaataagtaacatgaattaaaaaaaacctagCTTTCAGAAACAGTCAAATTTAAGCCTATGTAAAACtttgcaaataattttattattgaaaacattttatatagaattgaaggaaattttattatctttccAACAAGGTAAAATACACCATTAAAAAAATCTACTAAAGAAACATAAATATTCTTTAAGGCAGTGAATATAGAAAGCATTTGAATTTGGACGTAgttcaaagattttttaatttctatgtcTCCCCAAAACCAAAAAGACTTATACTTTTTACATTGTGAAGCTACATCATCCTTTTtcaaaaaggtaaaaattacacaaatattcATCCTATGTTGTTCCTTGtgaaattttctttataacaCTTTTCCTAAACCAAAAACTTTCTTTCCTATAGCAACTATGTTTCACTTGAACCTTtagaaaatgaagatgaaatctatttttttttaatttacatggatggaaattttttttttttatctagtttCATAAGTAGTAACCATTTTGTTCATATGATAATGAAAAAAGCCCAAATTTATGAAACACTGATCCTTGCCAGACACTTGCACAACAAGTCACAGATAGGCCTCAAAATGACCTGATCTCTCTATGGATTTAACACAAAAGTTGTTCCAAATTGTGTCtagaaaaaatcaaaacaagtttcatgaaaatccaaccgTTATATTTTATTCTAGGATCAAAACCCTGAGACTGGTCCAGAGGATCAAACCTTCCAGCCAGCATCTCCCTTCTGATAGCCTAGTTTCGTAAATCCAAACTtgctttttaaaatcttaacaaAAATTTGGCAGTCTCCTTTTTACTAGGAGCTCTTCCAAAgcacaaaaatgaagaaaaatttgAAGGAGAACATGCATGCAAAGAGCAAAGGTTTCAGCTTGGCAaaagcaatgaaaaaaaattgaaaacaaaatagtaCTTTGATGCATGCAATGCATTGGAGGATCAATACACCATGGTTTCCTCCTCCCCAAGGCAACCATGGGCAGCTGAGTTCATTATAAAGGCCCCCTTACCATTGAGTTTCAGATTGTAAAAAAaacagagtgaaaaaaaaaaaagcaggggGTGTGGGGGTGCGTGTGTGGATGGGTGAATGCTGCcccaaaaacatttttctatcaactttaataattaaaactaatcaactaaattttaataaacttaattCTTAAGGAAATTGACAAGATCAAATCATTTACTTTTTCAAAAAGGATTTAATTGACGGCAAATTATCATACGCAAAATAATTTGCACGCACGCAGGGAAATAATCACAcagaaagaaattaattaaggaaTAAACATTTAACAGAAAAGAACTTAgcattgtatttttaattaaatcacaaTCCGTGgttaaaacaaacacaaacaattaCTTAAAAAGAACTAATCGCACACACAAATCGAGTTAAAAATTTTCAAGGTGTTACAATGTTTTAGCACCATATTTCCCAAATTAAAAATCGTGTTACAATGTTTTTAGCACCATATTTCCCAAATTAAAAATCCTCAATTGTGTAGGTCCAGTGAGGACCCCAACATGATCATCATAAGAGAGAGATTAGTGATGAGGATAGGGAGAAAAGAAATCCCTAGACGCATTAGGGATGAAGTTATGATTAATAATCTTTgatttaagtttttaataaattgatgattttaattaattttataattaatttaatagttCTAAAAAACACGttgcaataaaaaaagaaatcaagcaaatcaaaattgtgaatttaaaaaattaagacaaaaattacaatttaatcttttaatatcttttgattttacTATTATAGTATTTAAAGACTATTTAATTCAATACATTATTAGgttaaagaattttatactattaactaataaaataagaaaaggaacTACGCACAACTGTAGAATAATTTTGCACTATCATAAACTACAAACCATCATATATTTTACTTAACtgtctttaaaattacaaatcaccatatatgaaaaatttgttaatttttacataattatctttaaaattacttatgcTGTTCGTGCGTCACCAATTCACCATAAACATTGTCAGGTAAGGAAAGAAACAAACACAAATGAATCTCCAAAATTTCCCAACAAACTCGAACCAAAGTCGAGAAAAACAGAAACTAAATGGCTCTAACAAATCATAAAATTGAGGAAAGCAATAAGAAAACACATCTACCtattaacaaattttgaaaTGATGAGATAAAAATACGCGTCAACATAATTTATTCAACATTTGTTCCTATGTATTTCAGTACCTCCAACTTGTCAACATGTTTCCCGGTAAAGTTTATGGCACCACCCACCCAATGCCACTTCCACTAGAACGGTGACCTATCAGGAGTAAATTTGAATACAAGCAACCCCACAACTTGTATATATAACAGAAAGGAAACATGGGAATCAAATATGTGCCTAAACCTGTACAGGCTAACCACTAAAAGTTTATACCAGACACAGTAATAGAATAAGCTCCCCTGTCATGAGTAAAAGAAAAGACATGAGGGAACAGATAATGCTGAATATATCATAATACATGGAGAGCCTGATTGCAAATATATCATAATGCTACCACATCGTTATGGCACTATGATAAATATACAAAAGGGGCAGAAACCTCTACCATAGAAGCAACTTGCACTTCCACTTCAGTTTGCTCCAGATATACTCAAGTACAGATACAAAGTTGTACAGTTGATGAAACCTTCAACACAAACCATTATAATTAGGAGGACTTCTCTCCAATCATCTATCAACTTAGCACAGTCTCTGAGTTCACATGACCACTACTGCTCCCAGTATAACTGTTAAATCCAACCACAGGCACAGAGCGCTGACCAAAATCTAGTAGTAATTTCCTCTGGTGATCATTGGTGTGAGGAAGACTTGCTCGCAAGAGTTCAACAGGCATTTCCCTACTGATTGCTTTAGCAGCATCTGATCCAATTACAGACACATTTTCCATCCCTTGTACAAGCAATGATTGCATGATACTCTGATATTTATTCATGCAATACATTGTGAGAAGGCcaaaaaattcatcaaatgagGCCTGCCAAAACGAACGATTACCTACATAGCTCCCAGCACCATGGGGATCGGTAAGAAGTTCAGTGGCCCTCTCAAGGACAGATACTAAAATACGGGAGGCACCGTCCCCAGCGGTGCTTCCAAGGGGACGTAGAGGAGGCTGCTCAGACGAACAAACCACTGCTGCAAGACAAGCACCTAGGGCACCAAGATCCATTCCTAGGACACACTGACAAACAACCTTAGCAAGGTCACTTGTAGTCTCTGCAGCTGCTGGATCAGAGGGCAGACCACCAAATAAGAGTCTCAAATGACGGAAAATGGCCATGCAGACTATCCGCATAAGCTCACTACCAGGAACAAGTAACTGAAGATACTTTGCTAGGAGTTTACGCCCTTTGGCTATAGATACTAATCGTAAGAAAACAACATCATCCTTAGCACCAAACCCAACTTTGTGTCCATTCTTTCCCAGTGGGTCAACAAGTTGGAGTGATGTTGCTAGTCCTTCCAAAAGGACCTTCCGTCTTCGTCTTAATTGAGTTCCACCATCTTGCAGTTGATTACACTGTAGAAAACGATCAATATCCTCTACATCAAGAACAAGACATAGACCATCCTCAATTGTCACTCTGGCTGCAAACAGAGGCTCCTGCTCAAGGGCCTTCTCAGAAATATTTCGCTCAGAGATACCACTGTTTGACGGATCAACTTCAAGCAGAGCATGAGGCCGGCGAATAGCCAGGAATGAAACCCTCCCTAAAGCATCCACCTGAAGAAAACCATGGGAGTCTGTATTGGAGCGGGCTCGAGAAGGAAGTTCCTTTATTTGGGTTGGgcaaaatgattttttcaacTTAGCACCAGTTTTTTTAGAAAGACAAGCTAGGTGATAATAGTCATCAACATAGGGATCATTACAATGAGTCACAGCTAGCTGCATTTTAAGAATACTCTCAATTTCATCACTAGTCATATACTTGGACCTAAAGTGTAATGAACCACTTTCATTCTTCTGGCTACTTGCATCGGAACCCTGTTGAAAGACACGATGACTCTGTTTACCCTTATGAGTTGATTTTGGTCTGGGTTCTCTAACATCAGCAAGACCAAGCATATGTTCATATTTGCTAACCATGGATGATCCAGAAGAAAGTTGAGGGTTAATTAAATGGGATTGGAAACCTGACATGTAGCTTCCTGATTGCAGAATGGGATGATGCAATCTATGCTGCTGTTGCTGCAATTGGGTCAACAAATGAGGTGATAATGATCCACTACGATGGTGTAATTGTTGCTGCAACATATTACTGAGGAGGTTTGGATGATCTCCAGAATACAACCCTGATTGGTTGACCCAGGGATTCTGCATTTGATAATTTAGATGGGAGCCGGCAGTAAATTGACCCACCTTTCCACTAAAAAGTGACTCATGTTTCGATCCACTCAACTGTAGAGCAGAATTGAACAAATGAGAATGATTTTGAGATGGCAAAGCCATGTGATCTCCTCCAGCATGAAAGGGAATGTTCAAACGACCTGTACTGTGATTTGGAGAAGACTGTTGGGACCTACCACCAGGGGGAGGATAGGAAGTATATGAAGATTTTGGTACCAAAATAGGTTCACTAGAAAAACGAGTAAGCTCCTGTCGCTTGTCAGGATATGATGATGTTCTATACAAGGGCTTTGATTCTTGTAAGTGGGCAATGGAGGAATGTGGCTGTGATGACCATCTCTTTCCATCCTCAGTAGTTTCACTATCATTAAAATGCTGATCAAACCAGTTTGAAACAGGTTCACTAGAGCAATGTTGAAGTTGGTGTTGCAGCTGTCGTTGCTGCTCAGGATATGAAGATGTTCTGTACAAGGGCCTTGAGTCATGTAGCTGAGTTAGAGAAGAATGGGGATGTGATGACCATCTTTTTCCATCCTGAAAGCCTTGCCCTTCAGGGTCGTAAGCATGCTGATCAAACCAGTAGGGAATGTCATCCCTTTGTGACCATTCAGAAGCAGAGGAATCTGTAAAATCTA contains the following coding sequences:
- the LOC114387649 gene encoding protein PAT1 homolog isoform X1, producing MDEFGAAAPNTEDHKQFGHAFKEGVFDASQYAFFGKDVAEEVELRGLEDEDDYKAMPAAEFKEEDFLLNKEEAVDVRSLSDIDDLTTTFLKLNKAVSGPRSPGVIGERGSRENFTDSSASEWSQRDDIPYWFDQHAYDPEGQGFQDGKRWSSHPHSSLTQLHDSRPLYRTSSYPEQQRQLQHQLQHCSSEPVSNWFDQHFNDSETTEDGKRWSSQPHSSIAHLQESKPLYRTSSYPDKRQELTRFSSEPILVPKSSYTSYPPPGGRSQQSSPNHSTGRLNIPFHAGGDHMALPSQNHSHLFNSALQLSGSKHESLFSGKVGQFTAGSHLNYQMQNPWVNQSGLYSGDHPNLLSNMLQQQLHHRSGSLSPHLLTQLQQQQHRLHHPILQSGSYMSGFQSHLINPQLSSGSSMVSKYEHMLGLADVREPRPKSTHKGKQSHRVFQQGSDASSQKNESGSLHFRSKYMTSDEIESILKMQLAVTHCNDPYVDDYYHLACLSKKTGAKLKKSFCPTQIKELPSRARSNTDSHGFLQVDALGRVSFLAIRRPHALLEVDPSNSGISERNISEKALEQEPLFAARVTIEDGLCLVLDVEDIDRFLQCNQLQDGGTQLRRRRKVLLEGLATSLQLVDPLGKNGHKVGFGAKDDVVFLRLVSIAKGRKLLAKYLQLLVPGSELMRIVCMAIFRHLRLLFGGLPSDPAAAETTSDLAKVVCQCVLGMDLGALGACLAAVVCSSEQPPLRPLGSTAGDGASRILVSVLERATELLTDPHGAGSYVGNRSFWQASFDEFFGLLTMYCMNKYQSIMQSLLVQGMENVSVIGSDAAKAISREMPVELLRASLPHTNDHQRKLLLDFGQRSVPVVGFNSYTGSSSGHVNSETVLS
- the LOC114387649 gene encoding protein PAT1 homolog isoform X2 encodes the protein MDEFGAAAPNTEDHKQFGHAFKEGVFDASQYAFFGKDVAEEVELRGLEDEDDYKAMPAAEFKEEDFLLNKEEAVDVRSLSDIDDLTTTFLKLNKAVSGPRSPGVIGERGSRENSSASEWSQRDDIPYWFDQHAYDPEGQGFQDGKRWSSHPHSSLTQLHDSRPLYRTSSYPEQQRQLQHQLQHCSSEPVSNWFDQHFNDSETTEDGKRWSSQPHSSIAHLQESKPLYRTSSYPDKRQELTRFSSEPILVPKSSYTSYPPPGGRSQQSSPNHSTGRLNIPFHAGGDHMALPSQNHSHLFNSALQLSGSKHESLFSGKVGQFTAGSHLNYQMQNPWVNQSGLYSGDHPNLLSNMLQQQLHHRSGSLSPHLLTQLQQQQHRLHHPILQSGSYMSGFQSHLINPQLSSGSSMVSKYEHMLGLADVREPRPKSTHKGKQSHRVFQQGSDASSQKNESGSLHFRSKYMTSDEIESILKMQLAVTHCNDPYVDDYYHLACLSKKTGAKLKKSFCPTQIKELPSRARSNTDSHGFLQVDALGRVSFLAIRRPHALLEVDPSNSGISERNISEKALEQEPLFAARVTIEDGLCLVLDVEDIDRFLQCNQLQDGGTQLRRRRKVLLEGLATSLQLVDPLGKNGHKVGFGAKDDVVFLRLVSIAKGRKLLAKYLQLLVPGSELMRIVCMAIFRHLRLLFGGLPSDPAAAETTSDLAKVVCQCVLGMDLGALGACLAAVVCSSEQPPLRPLGSTAGDGASRILVSVLERATELLTDPHGAGSYVGNRSFWQASFDEFFGLLTMYCMNKYQSIMQSLLVQGMENVSVIGSDAAKAISREMPVELLRASLPHTNDHQRKLLLDFGQRSVPVVGFNSYTGSSSGHVNSETVLS
- the LOC114387649 gene encoding protein PAT1 homolog 1-like isoform X3, which codes for MPAAEFKEEDFLLNKEEAVDVRSLSDIDDLTTTFLKLNKAVSGPRSPGVIGERGSRENFTDSSASEWSQRDDIPYWFDQHAYDPEGQGFQDGKRWSSHPHSSLTQLHDSRPLYRTSSYPEQQRQLQHQLQHCSSEPVSNWFDQHFNDSETTEDGKRWSSQPHSSIAHLQESKPLYRTSSYPDKRQELTRFSSEPILVPKSSYTSYPPPGGRSQQSSPNHSTGRLNIPFHAGGDHMALPSQNHSHLFNSALQLSGSKHESLFSGKVGQFTAGSHLNYQMQNPWVNQSGLYSGDHPNLLSNMLQQQLHHRSGSLSPHLLTQLQQQQHRLHHPILQSGSYMSGFQSHLINPQLSSGSSMVSKYEHMLGLADVREPRPKSTHKGKQSHRVFQQGSDASSQKNESGSLHFRSKYMTSDEIESILKMQLAVTHCNDPYVDDYYHLACLSKKTGAKLKKSFCPTQIKELPSRARSNTDSHGFLQVDALGRVSFLAIRRPHALLEVDPSNSGISERNISEKALEQEPLFAARVTIEDGLCLVLDVEDIDRFLQCNQLQDGGTQLRRRRKVLLEGLATSLQLVDPLGKNGHKVGFGAKDDVVFLRLVSIAKGRKLLAKYLQLLVPGSELMRIVCMAIFRHLRLLFGGLPSDPAAAETTSDLAKVVCQCVLGMDLGALGACLAAVVCSSEQPPLRPLGSTAGDGASRILVSVLERATELLTDPHGAGSYVGNRSFWQASFDEFFGLLTMYCMNKYQSIMQSLLVQGMENVSVIGSDAAKAISREMPVELLRASLPHTNDHQRKLLLDFGQRSVPVVGFNSYTGSSSGHVNSETVLS